One segment of Salvia splendens isolate huo1 chromosome 20, SspV2, whole genome shotgun sequence DNA contains the following:
- the LOC121782864 gene encoding putative F-box protein At3g28280, whose amino-acid sequence MKKSATGGKTSLLKWAEERMKLKRELEEEKKKQQTSKEPRDVSPVAVPYLPEDCIFHILVRLPLESLLSSRFVCKAWYRIVNRPDFVDSHLQRSSVGLIYLTPAAKAASSSNVGSSSAVKKNEFNVDANVLGLDSVAVLHWHLFSPRTRFQIKYLDIGGDKSTIKEYNVTCTGHIKATCNGLIVLEKVVKGRGLIVMNPVTREVETVPLGTMCDPHRESYGLAFCRESSRYKLVHLFQDASQCIGCEIMHIGSRTWRVVEGPPHGFMGWLGYAPVSAIGALHWVPNVDHNEHIVSMPLKDEGFVKIPLPSTGGIHDRVLEIGGSLGFVSRESAIRIDVWILKSLGGEGWAKQHNVVLDCARDMVPLYCVGTGGELVFEHGEHLYAYDRRSRVMRKVEAKNESRPSAGCYFPHVNSLISWKI is encoded by the coding sequence ATGAAGAAATCCGCCACGGGCGGAAAGACTAGCTTGCTGAAGTGGGCGGAAGAAAGAATGAAGTTGAAACGGGAGCtcgaagaagagaagaaaaagcAGCAGACAAGCAAGGAGCCACGAGATGTTAGTCCGGTTGCTGTGCCTTATCTCCCTGAAGACTGCATTTTCCACATCCTTGTCCGGCTTCCTCTTGAATCGCTACTATCATCGAGGTTTGTTTGTAAGGCCTGGTACCGGATTGTCAATCGTCCTGATTTTGTTGACTCCCATCTGCAGCGATCAAGCGTTGGATTGATATATTTGACCCCGGCTGCGAAGGCTGCCTCGTCTTCTAATGTTGGGAGCTCTTCAGCCGtgaaaaaaaatgagtttaaCGTCGATGCCAATGTTTTAGGATTAGACTCTGTTGCTGTACTTCACTGGCACCTTTTCAGCCCACGTACACGGTTTCAGATCAAGTATTTGGACATTGGAGGTGACAAAAGCACGATAAAGGAGTACAACGTGACTTGCACCGGCCACATCAAGGCAACGTGCAATGGCTTGATTGTTCTTGAAAAGGTTGTGAAGGGAAGAGGGCTAATCGTGATGAACCCTGTCACGAGGGAGGTGGAAACGGTTCCTTTGGGGACTATGTGTGACCCTCACCGTGAATCGTATGGATTGGCATTTTGCCGCGAGTCGAGCAGGTATAAACTCGTGCACTTGTTTCAGGATGCCTCGCAGTGCATCGGGTGTGAGATTATGCACATCGGGAGCAGGACATGGAGAGTCGTCGAAGGACCCCCTCATGGATTCATGGGCTGGTTAGGATATGCCCCGGTGTCCGCCATAGGTGCTCTGCATTGGGTTCCCAATGTTGATCATAACGAGCACATCGTGTCAATGCCGTTGAAGGACGAGGGGTTTGTCAAGATACCTCTCCCCAGCACCGGTGGGATTCACGATCGTGTTCTTGAAATTGGTGGGAGTCTTGGATTCGTGTCTCGTGAGTCAGCCATCCGGATTGATGTGTGGATCTTGAAGAGTTTGGGGGGCGAGGGTTGGGCGAAGCAGCACAATGTCGTGTTGGATTGCGCGAGAGATATGGTTCCCCTCTATTGCGTGGGAACAGGTGGCGAATTGGTTTTCGAGCATGGGGAGCATCTATATGCTTATGATCGACGTTCACGGGTTATGAGGAAGGTCGAGGCGAAGAACGAATCGCGTCCTTCGGCCGGCTGCTATTTTCCTCATGTCAATAGTCTCATCTCATGGAAGATCTAG